The genomic segment TCCGCTGCTGGCGGACGCGCTGCTGTTCTTCCTCGACCGCCTCCCGCCACGCCGCCAGCAGGAAATCTTCGCCGCCCAGCTGGCACTGCCGGTCAATGCCAGCCGATCGCGGCGGCTGCTCGCGCTGTTCCGCCTCTGCCCCACCCTGCACAAGCTCGGGCAGGTGGTCGCCCACGATCGGCGCCTGTCCGGTGACCTGCGCCGGCATCTGCAGGAACTCGAAACGCTCGTGCCGACCGATTCCTTGCGGGCCGTCCGGCCGCAGCTCGAACGCGAGCTGGGCCAGGTCACGGGCCTGCGCATCGCGCGCAAGGCACTTGCCGAGGCCAGCGTCGCCGTCGTCGTTCCCTTCGTCTGGCAGCCGGCGGCGAACGGACCGCCGCAGCACGGCGTCTGCAAGGTGCTGCGGCCGGGCGTCGAGCAGCGGCTGGAAGAGGAACTCGCCATCTGGCCGGCGCTCGGCAGCCACCTCGAGGAGCGCTGCGTCGCGCACGGGCTGCCGGTGTTCGACTACGCCAACACCCTCGACAGCGTTGCCCGCCTGCTCGCCAATGAAGTCCGCCTGGAGCGCGAGCAGGCTCATCTGCGCCAGGCCGCCGAGTTCCATGCCAACGCAGCGGACATCGTCATCCCGCATCTCTTCCCTTTTTCGACACCGACCGTCACCGCCATGCAGCGGGTCGATGGCTGCAAGGTGACGGTGCAGGATCTGCCGCCGAGGGAGATGCGACGGCGCGCCGAACGAGTGGTCCGCGCCCTGCTCGCGCAGCCCTTCTGGCGAAGCGGCGAGGCCGGGGCCACTTTCCATGCCGACCCGCACGCGGGCAACCTGCTGGCGATGCCGGACGGGCGACTGGCCATTCTCGACTGGGCGCTGACGACGACCCTGTCCAAACGGCAATGCGAAGCGGTCGTGCAACTCGTTCTCGGCGCCCTGACACTGAACCACCGGCGTGCCTGCATGGCGATCGCCGGGCTCGGCCACGTGATCGACGACGAACAGGTCGAGGCCGCAGTCGGACAGGCGATCGGCCGGGTACGCAGCGGCCGCTTCCCGGGGTTCGACTGGATGACGTCCCTGCTGGACGCACTGGCGGCGACTTCGGCAGTCCGCTTCCCCGAAGACGTCAGCCTGTTGCGCAAGGCGCTGCTGACCCTGGCGGGTGTCGCCGCCGACGTGTCGCCGGACATGGCGATCGATGGCGTCCTCGTCCGCGAAGGGGCGAGCCAGTTCATCGCCAGCCTCTGGTGGCGGCCCTGGGTCTGGCCGGACCGGCGCCCGCGCGGCGGCGCCCACCTCTCGAATGCCGACCTGTTCGGTCTCGGCGCCGAGATACCGGCCAGCGTGCTCCGTCTCTGGGCCGGGAGCCGCATCTGATCGCAACCGCTGGCCCGGGCGCAGACGCGCCGGCATCAGCGCGCGCAGGTCGCAGGCGCGGCGACGATGACCGCCTGCAGAACGGCAGCGACATCCGTGTTGGTGATGTAGCGGCCATCATTGAAGCCGAGCACCTGGGCCAGCCCGGGGTCCACACCGTCGACTTCGTCGTAGAAGCGGTCGGCACCGGCCCCCTTGGCCCACAGCAGGGTGTTCTCGTTGGTGTGGGTGTGGTAATGCCACTTGACCCCGGGCAGGTTGCCCGCGCCGTTGTTGCGGATGGGCTCGAAGGCGACGCTGTCGGAGTGCGGGCCCATGGGCATGCCGTTGCCGTGGTCCGTCAGAACGATGAGCAGGGTCTCGTCCCAGCTGCTGTGGGCCTGCACCCAGTCCACGGCCACCTGCACCGCCCGGTTGAAGTCGATCTGCTCCTCGATGATGCCGGCGGTATCCCTGGCGTGCGCGGCCCAGTCCACGGCGCCGCCCTCGACCATCAGGAAGAAGCCATCGCTGCCCTTGCTGAGGACGTTCAGGGCACCCCGGGTCATCGTCTCCAGGCTTGGCACGGTGTCGATGTAGGCCTTGCCACTGGGAGTCGGGGCCCCGCGTCCGACCACGGCGCCGTCGCGACGGTACTGCAGGGTGTCATGGACCTGCGGCAGGCCGATGATCTTGCGGCCGGTCAGCGCCAGGGCGCCTTTCGCCAGTGCCTCGAAGTCGGACCTGGTCTGCACGAGTTGCCACTTTGCGCGGTCGTTGACCGTGTTCCAGGCGGTCCGCGACATGTAGCCGCCGCCAGTGCCGGTGTCTTTGGCGAAGACCGGTGCGGCGCGCAGCCTGCCGTTGCTGTCGTAGTCGGGATGGCCAGCACCCATGATCAGGTCGACCGCCGGGTTGTCGACCATCGCCTGGCTGATCTCGCCGTAGTTGTTGCGATTGCGGTTCGTCGCAGCGAAAGCGGCGGGCGTGGCATGGGAAAAGGGCACGCTCGAGACGATTCCCGTCGCCTTGCCCTGCGCCTTGGCACACTGGGTAATCCAGGCGAGGTCCTGGGCGAAGTTGTCGACGCCGATGGCGTTGTTGTAGGTTTTCACGCCCGTCGCCAGGGCGGTGCCGGCGGCGGCGGAATCGGTGTGGTCGCGCTTGATGTAGTCGTAGCCGTTGAAGTGACTCGGAAAGCCACCGTAGTTCCCGGCGTTTGGCGTCTTGTCCCACGCGCTGGCCGGATCGTACGACACCGTCGGCACAGCGTTGTGGGTCGGTGTGGTCGAGGTGTTCAACGGATAGGTGGTCATGCCCAGCTTCACCGGGAACCGGTCATAGGCTTGCATGCCCTTCCGACCGTATTGATAGTAGCTGGCCATGTCCCAGGTGCCCCAACTGGCACCGTCGCTGATGAACAGCAGCACGTTCCGCGCCGGGGCGGCCTGGGTGAGGGTGGCGGCAAGGCACAGGGTGAGCAGGCCCAAGGTAGCGAGCAGGTGGCTGGCGATTCGCGCGCGCATCAGGATCTCTCCGGCAATGAACAGGGAGCGGGAGCCGACTTTATACCCGAAAGATGGCCCGAAGCCAGACGCCGGCCACGGATTCCCTGCCCGGCGCAGTGACCGTCCCGGTCCCCACCGCGGGGCCGTCTGCCGCTGGTCGATCATCTTGCCCGCGCCGGGGTCGTCGGCGAGCAGGAAGCGCAAGGACTGTCGCTGCAGCATGGATTGATAGACGGCAGTGATCTGGTGCTGCAGCGGCTCGACGACCGAGGCATGGACGGCCAGAGCGGGATCGAACAGGTGCGCGAGGCGGATGCGCTGCGCGTCGGAAAGCAGACGGAAGAGCGCACCGTCGCCGTCAAGACTCCACGGGAGGCCTTGCTCGACGATGTCCAGCATGGGCTCGCTATCCCAATAGAGCAGCTGATTGGCCACCTTGCGGTCGGCGGTCTTGTCGGTCAGCCCCTGCGCTTCGGAACCGAACCACTGCACGTTGACCACGGTGACCAGGCTTACCGGGAAGACACCCGGCGCTGGCGCAACGGCGACATCTTCCGCGATATCGTCGGCAAGTGCATCCGGGCCCTGGTGAGCCGGGACTGGTGCGGGTGCTGGCAGGGCAACCTCCGGCCAGGGGGGAAAGCCTGGCGGTGTGAAGCGGTCAGGCGACCGCCCAGGTGGCGCCGTGTCCGTCCCCCCGACCGGCAACGACCAAGGTCCCGGTACGCGGCAGGCAACGCCCCACGCCAATGGCGTTCTTCCGCATCGGCTCGATCATGACGGTCGTCGCTTCCACTCCCCGGTTGGTCGTCAGCGTTTCGCCGATCTGGCGGCTGCTCGGCGCCGCGCCTTGCGCCTCGCGGAAGATGCCGAGAACCATGCGCTTGCATTCGCCCGGCCGGAAAAAGCAGTTCCGCACCCGATGGACGTTGATCCGGATTATCCGCAGGTCGAATTGCGGGGAAAACAACTCCTGATCAGCCCGGCGCCAGCCGACACCGCCGCACCGCCGTCAGAATCCCGCGCAAAATCTCGATCGGCGGCGGCGGGCAACCGGGCACGGCGACGTCGACCGGAATGACGTTGGCGACGCGTCCGCAACTCGCGTAGCTCTCGCCAAAGAGCCCGCCGTCGCAACCGCAATCGCCGACGGCGACGACCAACTTGGGCGCCGGCGTGGCCTCGTAGGTTCGGCGCAGGGCCACTTCCATGTTCCGCGAAACCGGTCCGGTGACCAGCAGCATATCGGCGTGGCGCGGGCTGGCGACGAACTTGATACCCAGCCCTTCGATGTTGTAGTACGGATTGTTCAGCGCGTTGATTTCGAGTTCGCAGCCATTGCACGAGCCGGCATCGACCTGGCGGATGGTCAATGCCTGGCCAAGAATGGCAAGTAGTTCGTGCTGAATGCCGTCGCCTTCGACACCGTGCGCGGCGCTGAATTCGGGCGCCGCTTCGCTGCGGATGCCCTGCCCTGCGATCTTCTTGAGGATTCGCCACATCAGAGATCGTGCCCCGTGTAGCTAAGGTTGAAGGACTTGTTGATCAGCGGGAAGTCCGGAACGATATTGCCGATGACCGCGTGCTCGAGCACCGGCCAGTTCTGCCAGGAGGGGTCGTGGCAGTGGCAGCGGCGGATTCTGTTGGCGCCACGCTCGCCGTCCCACTCGAGGGCGACGAAGACTTCGCCGCGCCAGCCTTCGATCCACCCTGCGCCAAGGGCAAGCTTTGCCGGCAGCCGCAACTCGCCACGGATATCGCTTCCACGGTCGCTCTCGCCCAAGCGCAGAAGGATGATGCGAATCAGGCGCAGCGATTCGAAGACCTCGTCGAAGCGTACGGCGACCCGCGCCGCGACATCGCCGCCGGTCCGCGTCGCCATGTTCACGGCAAGCTGATCATAGGGGGCCCATGACTGGTCGCAACGCAGGTCGGCAGCCTGCGCGCTGGCACGGCCAGCGAGACCGGTCAGCCCGAGGCGGGCGGCGAGTGGGGGCGGCACTTGGCCGGTGGTCATGAAGCGGTCCTGCAGGCCGGAATGTTCATCGTACACCTGTCGCAGGTCCCGCACTTCGCGCTCGATGGTGTCGCATTGTCGCGTCAGGCGGTCGGCAACCGCGCGCTCCACGTCTGATGCCACTCCGCCGGGGACGACGCAGTCCATCATCAGTCGATGGCCGAAAGCTTCGTTCGAGAGGCGTAGCCAGTCTTCCCTGAGTCGCGAGAACTGCGCCAGTCCGAAGGCGAAAGCCGCGTCGTTGCCGAGCGCACCCAGGTCACCGAGGTGATTTGCGATTCGCTCACGTTCGAGCAGCAGCGCGCGCAGCCAGGCGGCACGCGCCGGCACCGCATAGCCGGCAATCGACTCCAGCGCCGTGCAGTAGGCCCAGGCGTAAGCGACTGTCGAATCGCCGGAAACCCTCCCGGCCAGGCGATGGCCGTCGAGTGGCGACAGCTCGGTGAAGCGCTGCTCGATCCCCTTGTGCTTGTAGCCCAGGCGCTGTTCGAGACGCAGCACTTTCTCGCCGACGACCGAGAAGCGGAAGTGCCCCGGCTCGATGATTCCAGCATGCACGGGTCCGACGGGTATTTCATGCACGCCATCGCCTTCGACGCGCACGAAGGCGTAGTCGGCGACTTCTCTGGCCGCACCAGCCCGCCCTGCCGCAGCATCGCGGCGCAAGGGAAGGCAAGCCTCTGGCCAAGTGCCATGGGCTAGCCACGGCCGCCGGTCGGCGGCACCGTCCGCAGCAATCCCCAAGAGATCGGCGGCAGCCCGCTGCATGCGGCCCGCAGAGGGGAACAACGACGCCAGGTCAGGATAGCCTGCACCCCGCTCGGCGAGCGGCAGGTCAAGCCACAGAAGGCCTTCGCGCACGGCATAGGCAGCCGAAACGACGAAACCGCCCGCGGCGCCGCGCGTCCGATCGGAGCCCCACAGCGCAACCAGGCGACCGCCCTTCGCCGCCACCCCGCGCGCGACCACTGCCCAGGTCTCCGAGCGCACCGTCGCGCGCCAGGCCGGCAACTCGCCCGGCAGGCGCTCGCAATCGAGACTGAAGCCGGCGATCGGCATCGCTTCAGCCGCCAATCATCCGGGCAGCCTGGCGATACCAGGCGTCCAGGTAGGGCGGGATGTACAGACCCAGCATCAGGC from the Accumulibacter sp. genome contains:
- a CDS encoding AarF/UbiB family protein; its protein translation is MTLPSATEHSLLTTLLRLSELLPPTYARFRPLLADALLFFLDRLPPRRQQEIFAAQLALPVNASRSRRLLALFRLCPTLHKLGQVVAHDRRLSGDLRRHLQELETLVPTDSLRAVRPQLERELGQVTGLRIARKALAEASVAVVVPFVWQPAANGPPQHGVCKVLRPGVEQRLEEELAIWPALGSHLEERCVAHGLPVFDYANTLDSVARLLANEVRLEREQAHLRQAAEFHANAADIVIPHLFPFSTPTVTAMQRVDGCKVTVQDLPPREMRRRAERVVRALLAQPFWRSGEAGATFHADPHAGNLLAMPDGRLAILDWALTTTLSKRQCEAVVQLVLGALTLNHRRACMAIAGLGHVIDDEQVEAAVGQAIGRVRSGRFPGFDWMTSLLDALAATSAVRFPEDVSLLRKALLTLAGVAADVSPDMAIDGVLVREGASQFIASLWWRPWVWPDRRPRGGAHLSNADLFGLGAEIPASVLRLWAGSRI
- a CDS encoding alkaline phosphatase, with the protein product MIDQRQTAPRWGPGRSLRRAGNPWPASGFGPSFGYKVGSRSLFIAGEILMRARIASHLLATLGLLTLCLAATLTQAAPARNVLLFISDGASWGTWDMASYYQYGRKGMQAYDRFPVKLGMTTYPLNTSTTPTHNAVPTVSYDPASAWDKTPNAGNYGGFPSHFNGYDYIKRDHTDSAAAGTALATGVKTYNNAIGVDNFAQDLAWITQCAKAQGKATGIVSSVPFSHATPAAFAATNRNRNNYGEISQAMVDNPAVDLIMGAGHPDYDSNGRLRAAPVFAKDTGTGGGYMSRTAWNTVNDRAKWQLVQTRSDFEALAKGALALTGRKIIGLPQVHDTLQYRRDGAVVGRGAPTPSGKAYIDTVPSLETMTRGALNVLSKGSDGFFLMVEGGAVDWAAHARDTAGIIEEQIDFNRAVQVAVDWVQAHSSWDETLLIVLTDHGNGMPMGPHSDSVAFEPIRNNGAGNLPGVKWHYHTHTNENTLLWAKGAGADRFYDEVDGVDPGLAQVLGFNDGRYITNTDVAAVLQAVIVAAPATCAR
- a CDS encoding NADH-quinone oxidoreductase subunit B family protein, translating into MWRILKKIAGQGIRSEAAPEFSAAHGVEGDGIQHELLAILGQALTIRQVDAGSCNGCELEINALNNPYYNIEGLGIKFVASPRHADMLLVTGPVSRNMEVALRRTYEATPAPKLVVAVGDCGCDGGLFGESYASCGRVANVIPVDVAVPGCPPPPIEILRGILTAVRRCRLAPG
- a CDS encoding NADH-quinone oxidoreductase subunit C, translating into MPIAGFSLDCERLPGELPAWRATVRSETWAVVARGVAAKGGRLVALWGSDRTRGAAGGFVVSAAYAVREGLLWLDLPLAERGAGYPDLASLFPSAGRMQRAAADLLGIAADGAADRRPWLAHGTWPEACLPLRRDAAAGRAGAAREVADYAFVRVEGDGVHEIPVGPVHAGIIEPGHFRFSVVGEKVLRLEQRLGYKHKGIEQRFTELSPLDGHRLAGRVSGDSTVAYAWAYCTALESIAGYAVPARAAWLRALLLERERIANHLGDLGALGNDAAFAFGLAQFSRLREDWLRLSNEAFGHRLMMDCVVPGGVASDVERAVADRLTRQCDTIEREVRDLRQVYDEHSGLQDRFMTTGQVPPPLAARLGLTGLAGRASAQAADLRCDQSWAPYDQLAVNMATRTGGDVAARVAVRFDEVFESLRLIRIILLRLGESDRGSDIRGELRLPAKLALGAGWIEGWRGEVFVALEWDGERGANRIRRCHCHDPSWQNWPVLEHAVIGNIVPDFPLINKSFNLSYTGHDL